The proteins below come from a single Comamonas antarctica genomic window:
- a CDS encoding ABC transporter permease encodes MPPPAPAPKPSLSPARRAWQRFQRNRLGYGSLIAFCVMVLLSLGAELLSNDRPIVVHYQGQTYWPLWNDYPETTFGGDFQTSTDYLDPFIAERLAAPGNWAVYTPNRYGPQSINYFAELPNPSPPSAANWLGTDDRGRDLLAQLIYGFRVSVLFALALTGTGVLLGVITGAIQGFFGGRTDLAFQRFIEIWGSMPELYLLIIFSALFAPSIALLLVLLSLFGWMGLSDYVRAEFLRNRQLDYVKAARALGVGNAQIIWRHILPNSLTPVVTFLPFRMSAAILALTSLDFLGLGVPPGTPSLGELLSQGKNSIDAWWISLSTFAVLVTTLLLLTFMGDALRDALDPRKAQVSDKP; translated from the coding sequence ATGCCCCCGCCAGCGCCGGCCCCCAAGCCTTCGCTGTCGCCCGCGCGCCGCGCCTGGCAGCGTTTCCAGCGCAATCGCCTGGGCTACGGCAGCCTGATAGCGTTCTGCGTCATGGTGCTGCTGAGCCTGGGAGCGGAGCTGCTGAGCAACGACCGGCCCATCGTCGTCCACTACCAGGGCCAGACCTATTGGCCGCTGTGGAACGACTATCCCGAAACGACCTTTGGCGGCGACTTCCAGACCAGCACCGACTATCTCGACCCGTTCATTGCCGAACGCCTGGCCGCGCCCGGCAACTGGGCCGTCTACACGCCCAACCGCTACGGGCCGCAGTCGATCAATTACTTCGCCGAGCTGCCCAACCCATCGCCGCCGAGCGCCGCCAACTGGCTTGGCACCGACGACCGCGGTCGCGACCTGCTGGCGCAGCTGATCTACGGCTTTCGCGTGAGCGTGCTGTTCGCGCTCGCGCTCACCGGGACCGGCGTGCTGCTGGGCGTCATCACCGGCGCCATCCAGGGCTTCTTTGGCGGCCGCACCGACCTGGCCTTCCAGCGCTTCATCGAGATCTGGGGTTCGATGCCCGAGCTCTACCTGCTGATCATCTTCAGCGCGCTGTTCGCGCCCAGCATCGCGCTGCTGCTGGTGCTGCTGAGCCTGTTCGGCTGGATGGGGCTGTCGGATTACGTGCGCGCCGAGTTCCTGCGCAACCGCCAGCTCGACTACGTCAAGGCCGCACGCGCGCTGGGCGTGGGCAACGCGCAGATCATCTGGCGCCACATCCTGCCCAACAGCCTCACGCCCGTGGTGACCTTCCTGCCGTTTCGCATGAGCGCGGCGATCCTGGCGCTGACCTCGCTGGACTTCCTCGGCCTGGGCGTGCCGCCGGGCACGCCGAGCCTGGGCGAGCTGCTCAGCCAGGGCAAGAACAGCATCGACGCCTGGTGGATCTCGCTCAGCACGTTTGCGGTGCTGGTCACCACGCTGCTGCTGCTGACCTTCATGGGCGACGCGCTGCGCGATGCGCTCGATCCGCGCAAGGCCCAGGTATCGGACAAGCCATGA